Proteins encoded within one genomic window of Hevea brasiliensis isolate MT/VB/25A 57/8 chromosome 8, ASM3005281v1, whole genome shotgun sequence:
- the LOC131181994 gene encoding uncharacterized protein LOC131181994: MEMYDDERWAGEQRKRFKKDGQGNQFNREQSHQGSYQGNKQGSQSTVGNRAHQSGVGQGREQRTHAGNARYSQISIGPISTPCQHCGKLNKGTCHWVTGACFGCRQMGHRRQDCPTSGTTQGAGQAAYSTPSQVQPVSQYSGRSHGSGGHGQGGRGSGGRGSAQTQRQTSGGRGQARVFALTGQDA, translated from the coding sequence AtggagatgtatgatgatgaacGTTGGGCTGGTGAGCAGCGCAAGCGGTTTAAGAAAGATGGTCAGGGTAATCAGTTTAATAGAGAACAGAGTCATCAGGGTTCTTATCAGGGTAATAAGCAGGGTTCTCAGTCTACAGTTGGCAATAGGGCACATCAATCTGGAGTTGGTCAGGGACGTGAGCAGAGGACTCATGCAGGGAATGCTCGGTATAGTCAGATTAGCATTGGGCCTATTTCCACTCCTTGTCAGCATTGTGGTAAGCTAAATAAGGGCACTTGTCATTGGGTCACTGGAGCATGCTTTGGTTGTAGACAGATGGGACACCGTAGACAGGACTGTCCTACTAGTGGGACAACTCAGGGTGCTGGTCAGGCAGCATATTCTACTCCCTCTCAAGTTCAGCCAGTTTCACAGTATAGTGGTAGAAGTCATGGTTCTGGTGGTCATGGTCAGGGTGGTAGAGGTTCTGGTGGTAGAGGATCTGCTCAAACTCAAAGACAGACATCTGGTGGTAGAGGTCAAGCTAGAGTTTTTGCTTTGACTGGGCAGGATGCTTAG